Genomic segment of Paenibacillus sp. FSL R5-0912:
TATAAGGAGATCCGGTGCGAAGCGTTGCATACCCGTGTAGCCGCCGTCTGGATCAAGGACAAGTATTTGTCGTCGCTAGCTACCAAGTTTATCGAGACTTTCCAGGTACGCTAAACGCCAAACGCTGAACCCTGAACAAGAACATACCATTCCGGCTCCCGGCAGCAGTGCAGTTATCCGGCCCGGACATTCTGAAGGATGTCCAATCTCTGCTTCCTTCACCCTGTCCTTCAGGCCGCCTCTAACCCTGCCATCACGCTGGAAGAACCCAAGATTCTGACGTTTCAACACCGCATGGACTAAATGTTGTACATCTTACAACTTGATTACCTGGATACCTGGGTGTTCAGACAGATTGTTGTATGCAATACAAGATTTGTCCCGCTAATCGGCCCGGAGGAGTAAAAATGCTGCCTTTATACAACAATCTTGAAATATAGCCGGGATTATAGTGAAATTGTTGTATTTTGGGCAGGATTTTATATAAACTCTACCCTTCAACAAAAAAATACCCCGCACTGGTCTGCACCAGTAGCGGGGTATTCTTGTATCGCAGGTCCTCTGGCCGGTGCGAACGCCGGTTTAGACCATGATTTTGCAAATATCGTTCGTGAACTGCACCGGATCGTTAACCTGCAGACCTTCAATCAAGAGCGCCTGGTTATACAAGAGGTTAGTGTAAAGACCCAGCTTCTCCTTGTCCCCTTCAGCAGCAGCCTTCAGCGATTTGAAGACATCATGGTGAATGTTGATTTCCAGCACCTTGTCAGCTTGTACATCCTGGCCGCCGTTAGGCATAGCCTTTAGGATTTTCTCCATCTCGATGGTCAGCTCGCCTTCAGTAGACAGGCAGACCGGATGGGATTTCAGCCGCTTCGAGGCTTTGACTGCCTTTACTTTGCCGGACAGGATGCCCTGCATCGCTTCGAACAATCCCTTGTTCTCATTCTCTTCCGCTTCAGAAGGCTTATCCTCAGCACTTTCTTCAATCCCTAAGTCACCGCTGGAGACGTTCTTGAATTCCTTCTCTTTGTAGGACATGATCATCTTGATTGCGAATTCATCGATATCATCGGTGAAGTAGAGGATTTCGTACCCCTTGTCCAGCACCATTTCTGTCTGCGGCAGCTTCTCGATGCGTTCCACCGATTCACCGGAGGCATAGTAGATATACTTCTGGTCTTCAGGCATTCTTTCCACATATTCAGCCAGTGTAACCAGCTTCTTCTCCTTGGAGGAGTGGAACATCAGGAGGTCCTGCAGCGTTTCTTTTTCCATGCCATAGTCATTGTAGACCCCGAACTTCAGCTGTCTGCCAAAAGATTTATAGAACGTCTCATACTTCTCACGCTCATCCTTCAGCAGGCTCAGGAGCTGGCTCTTGATCTTGCTCTTGATGTTCTTCGCAATCAGCGTCAGCTGGCGGTCATGCTGCAGCAGCTCACGGGAGATGTTCAGCGACAGATCCTCGGAATCCACCATCCCCTTGACGAAGCTGAAATAATCCGGCAGCAGATCCCCGCATTTGTTCATAATCAGCACACCGTTGGAGTAGAGCTCCAGGCCTTTTTCATATTCCTTGGTGTAGTAATCGAATGGCGTATTCTCCGGAATGAACAGGATTGCGTTATAGACCACAGCGCCGTCGGCACTGATATGGATATGCTTCAGCGGCTTGTCGAAGCCGTAGCGTTTCTCCGCATAGAAGTTGTTGTAATCTTCTTCGGTCAGCTCGTTTTTGTTCTTGCGCCAGATCGGCACCATGCTGTTCACGGTCTGCTCTTCCGTTACATCGACGAATTCATTCTCAGCGCCTTCTTTAGGCTGTCTGCCGGTAATGTCCATCTTGATCGGGAAACGGATGAAGTCCGAGTATTTCTTGATGATCGACTTCAGGCGGTACTCTTCCAGGAACTCATCGTAGTTATCGTCTTCGGTGTTCTCTTTGATCTTCAGCGTGATTTCGGTTCCGACAGCATCCTTCTCACAAGGCTCAATCGTGTAACCGTCCGCACCCTGGGATTCCCATTTGAACGCCTGGTCGCTGCCCAGCGCCTTACTGATTACGGTAACATCGTCAGCCACCATGAATGCGGAATAGAAACCTACCCCGAATTGTCCGATGATGTTGTGTCCGTCCTTGGCTTCATTATCCTTCTTAAAAGCAAACGAGCCGCTGTTCGCGATAATCCCCAGATTGTTCTCCAGCTCTTCCTGCGTCATCCCGATTCCGGTATCGGAAATGGTTAACGTACGGCTTGCCTTATCGGCGGTCACTTTAATGTAGTAATCCTCTTTATTGAACACCAGGCCTTCATCGGCCAGTGCCTTGTAATAGATTTTGTCGATGGCATCGCTTGCATTGGAGATCAGTTCCCGCAGAAAAATCTCCCGCTGCGTATAAATGGAGTTAATCATCATTTCCAGCAGTCTTTTGGATTCGGCTTTAAACTCTTTTTTGGCCATGAATAAATAAATCTCCTTTCAAAAATAACCTTCGGATTGCGGATCATCGTTTAGCACTCCACTCACCTGAGTGCTAACACTACCTTTTATATAACATATTCTCGTTTTTGATGTCAATATCTTGCTGCATATAGAGCTCCGCTCAAAAAAGAAATGAATTCTATTTTAGTCCATGTTAGCATTCGGAATGTACTCATTACAGCGAAAGAAAGGACAATGAAACGATGAAAATCCAGCTCGAAACGCTTCCAGCAACACGTATTGCTTATATGCGCCAGACAGGCCCCTATGGTCCCGGTAACAGTAAGGCTATGGAGGCCTTAAAGGAGTGGGCACGTGCACACCAGCTGCTTACCGGATCAGCCATCCTCTTCGGGATTCCCCAGGACAACCCGGACACCACCCTGCCTGAACACTGCAGATATGATGCCTGTATCAGCGTGCCAGAGAACGCCCCAGCGGATAAGTCTATTCACTACGGTGAAATTCCCGGCGGGACCTATGCGGTTGTTACTATACAACATACCGCTGAGGCTGTTCAAAAAGCATGGACGGAGATCCTCCCCGCCCTCTACAGCAGCGGACATCTGCTCGATTACCAGCGGCCGGTCATGGAGAGATATACAGGTGATATGATCAGCAATCATCTTTGCCAGTTGTGTTTTCCTGTGCACTAAGTTAGAAGCTGAGTTTTCCGCCATGGTAGCAGTAGTAGGATTGTGCGTTAAGAGCTTTTAACCGGTTCAACGACTGCTCTGCACTCTCCAGGTCGATACAATACTGCGGATTCGCAACAGCCAATGCACTCCCCTCATTCACTGCTGCATCCCCGGTTATGACAATGCCCAGTGCCGGAAAATACAAAGAAATATGACCTGACGTATGCCCCGGGGTGGCAAGGACCTGACACTTACCATCCAGAATGCACTCTCCATCCCGGACCGTCTGATTCACCGGAACATGCCGCAAATTCTTCAATAGCTGTACAAACTCTTCACCGGACGCCTGTTCTTCTTCAGGCATCTCCACTAGCAGAGCTTCTGCCTGGATCAGCCGCTCAGATTTCATCAGGCCTAAGATCGATGGGCTCTCCACTTCGCTCGCGATGACCGTAACGGACGGGTATTTCTCCACGAACTCATACAAGGCGCCGATATGGTCATCGTCGTAATGGGTAATAATGATATTCTTCAGATTCAAGGGGTCGTACCCCAGCCTCAGGATCTCCTTCTCTATCAAAGGCATGAAAGCGGGATAACCGGTATCGACCAGGGTTAACTCTTCCCCGGATACAATGAGGCTCGGGTAAATGTAATATGGCTGTCCTTCATACTCAAACTGAATAGGTAGCTCAATGATATTCATATGATCCTCCGCATGTCTATATTAGAACATTGCATACTTCGCTTGCTCAGGCTTCCACCCTCACAGTACAGCGGCTTTAGCCTTCGCATCCTCACGCAGCATCTGGATCAGTGACTGGAGCGGCAGCGACTTCCACTTCTTTGGATGGAGCAGGAGCTGCAGATCGAAATGAATCTCCGGATGGGCAAAAGACAGCTCGGCGAGATTCCCCCGCTCGATCTCCTCCTCAGCCACAATTCTCGGCAGCAGCGCAATGCCCAAGCCGTTCCGCACACAGCGCTTGATCGCTTCCAGATTCGACAGCTCAAAACCGATCCGGAACACAATCCCGTGCTCCCGGAGCAGGTTCTCGAACAGGCTGCGGTAGATACAGCTCTCCTCCGAGACAATCAGCTCACAGTT
This window contains:
- a CDS encoding MBL fold metallo-hydrolase — its product is MNIIELPIQFEYEGQPYYIYPSLIVSGEELTLVDTGYPAFMPLIEKEILRLGYDPLNLKNIIITHYDDDHIGALYEFVEKYPSVTVIASEVESPSILGLMKSERLIQAEALLVEMPEEEQASGEEFVQLLKNLRHVPVNQTVRDGECILDGKCQVLATPGHTSGHISLYFPALGIVITGDAAVNEGSALAVANPQYCIDLESAEQSLNRLKALNAQSYYCYHGGKLSF
- the htpG gene encoding molecular chaperone HtpG, with product MAKKEFKAESKRLLEMMINSIYTQREIFLRELISNASDAIDKIYYKALADEGLVFNKEDYYIKVTADKASRTLTISDTGIGMTQEELENNLGIIANSGSFAFKKDNEAKDGHNIIGQFGVGFYSAFMVADDVTVISKALGSDQAFKWESQGADGYTIEPCEKDAVGTEITLKIKENTEDDNYDEFLEEYRLKSIIKKYSDFIRFPIKMDITGRQPKEGAENEFVDVTEEQTVNSMVPIWRKNKNELTEEDYNNFYAEKRYGFDKPLKHIHISADGAVVYNAILFIPENTPFDYYTKEYEKGLELYSNGVLIMNKCGDLLPDYFSFVKGMVDSEDLSLNISRELLQHDRQLTLIAKNIKSKIKSQLLSLLKDEREKYETFYKSFGRQLKFGVYNDYGMEKETLQDLLMFHSSKEKKLVTLAEYVERMPEDQKYIYYASGESVERIEKLPQTEMVLDKGYEILYFTDDIDEFAIKMIMSYKEKEFKNVSSGDLGIEESAEDKPSEAEENENKGLFEAMQGILSGKVKAVKASKRLKSHPVCLSTEGELTIEMEKILKAMPNGGQDVQADKVLEINIHHDVFKSLKAAAEGDKEKLGLYTNLLYNQALLIEGLQVNDPVQFTNDICKIMV
- a CDS encoding AraC family transcriptional regulator → MKIQLETLPATRIAYMRQTGPYGPGNSKAMEALKEWARAHQLLTGSAILFGIPQDNPDTTLPEHCRYDACISVPENAPADKSIHYGEIPGGTYAVVTIQHTAEAVQKAWTEILPALYSSGHLLDYQRPVMERYTGDMISNHLCQLCFPVH